The window CGTTGGCCGAACGTGCAGCCGAACCTGACAATGCGTACTACATCGCCAACACACCACCGCCGGGCGGGACGCGGAACATCGATCTTGCCGTCCACGATGCACCGGACCTGATCATCGAAGTCGATCTGAGCAGCCATACGGTGAGCAAGGAGCCGATCTACGCGGCATTCGGCGTGACCGAGCTTTGGCGCTGGGAAGACGACCTCCTCACGATCCGACAACTCAACGAACAGCGAACCGGCTACGCCGATTCAGCCGAGAGTATTCTTTTGCCGAAGCTGCCAATCACCCGACTCGGCGAGCACATTCTCGCCGGCCGAGATCAGGCAGACAACAACCTGATCCTCGCGTCCTGGCAGCAGGTCATCAGCTAGTTACTTTGACTTGGCCAAGGCTTTGCGAGCTTTGTCGCGAACTTTGCGTTTCTTCTTCTGTTCCTTGTACTGCGTTTTCGGCGTGACGTGGAACGTGATCTCGGCCTTGCCGACCCGTTTGTCGCGCTGGTCGCTCTTGAACCCCTGCTGGCGGACGTCGATGTCGAGCGTGATGTTGAACTCGGTGCCCTCGGCGACGAGTTGCTTGAGATTCTCACGCGGCGTCATGCGGTAGATCGCGGGGCCGAAACACGGGCGCATGAACTGGTAGTCGAGGTGCTTGCAGACGACGGTGTAGTCGCCGCCGGCCTCGCCGAAGACGTACATGCCGCCGGCGATCTCGGTGTTGGCCAGCAAGCTCGCCCCGGCCATCGCGTTGTACCAGTTCTTATTGAACTTCTTGAACGGCAGCACCGCACTGAACTCGTTCTCGCCCTCCTGTTTCATCCGCACCCCCGACCAGAACGCCAGCGGCAGGAACAGGAAGCTGAAGATGCGATGCCAGAAATGGTCGCGGCTGGAGAGCCGACTCAAGAACGCCTCGGCACGGTCCACCCACGACGTCTCGACAGGCTTTTGCACCGGGACCGGTCGTAGCAGCCGTGAGTCGGTCACCGAAAAATCTTCGGCCACGTCTTCGGTCGGCAGTGAATCGGCAACTTGGGTTGACAT of the Planctomycetota bacterium genome contains:
- a CDS encoding Uma2 family endonuclease, giving the protein MPAVLENTDAVVWRDASWAFYVQTRDEVPDAIQVTFDRGRMEVMSPVSYRHDDDLRLLTMLLDLFLFEHRVKFRSVGGLTLASPLAERAAEPDNAYYIANTPPPGGTRNIDLAVHDAPDLIIEVDLSSHTVSKEPIYAAFGVTELWRWEDDLLTIRQLNEQRTGYADSAESILLPKLPITRLGEHILAGRDQADNNLILASWQQVIS